One window of Fusobacterium polymorphum genomic DNA carries:
- a CDS encoding GNAT family N-acetyltransferase — MIEINQLLNKEKDEALLFVKKVYIESKDESYSEKGIETFCNFIDNKEITKSFKVYGAFEDNILKGVIATDKRKRHINLFFVDKSSQAKGIGKKLMSIIIDDNENSFITVNSSRYAVPIYQNLGFIKTEEEKEQDGLKFTPMKLILKDKAEVE, encoded by the coding sequence ATGATAGAAATAAACCAATTACTTAACAAAGAAAAAGACGAAGCACTATTATTTGTAAAGAAAGTTTATATTGAAAGTAAAGATGAAAGTTACTCAGAAAAGGGTATAGAAACTTTTTGTAATTTTATTGATAACAAAGAAATAACAAAGTCATTTAAGGTATATGGCGCTTTTGAAGATAATATTTTAAAAGGTGTTATAGCAACTGACAAAAGAAAAAGGCATATAAATTTATTTTTTGTAGATAAATCTTCACAAGCTAAAGGTATTGGAAAGAAATTGATGAGTATTATTATAGATGATAATGAGAATTCATTTATAACAGTAAATTCTTCAAGATATGCTGTTCCTATTTATCAAAATTTAGGTTTTATTAAAACTGAAGAAGAAAAAGAACAAGATGGATTAAAATTTACTCCTATGAAATTGATATTAAAAGATAAAGCAGAGGTGGAATAG
- a CDS encoding GNAT family N-acetyltransferase: protein MNTEINISNVILETERLILRAWEITDLDDLFEYASVNGVGEKAGWEHLKSKDESLEILKMFIDEKKVFAIVLKENQKVIGSIGIKECRQDLDKNLENLLGRELGYVLSKDYWNKGIVTEAVSKVIEYCFKILKLNYLIATCFNYNIESKKVLEKLNFKFYKDIIIETRYNTVEKSTLMILKNN, encoded by the coding sequence ATGAATACAGAAATTAATATAAGTAATGTAATATTGGAAACAGAAAGATTAATCCTTCGTGCTTGGGAAATTACAGATTTAGATGATTTGTTTGAATATGCTTCTGTAAATGGTGTAGGTGAAAAAGCAGGTTGGGAACATCTCAAAAGTAAAGATGAAAGTTTAGAAATACTTAAAATGTTTATCGATGAGAAAAAAGTTTTTGCTATTGTTCTAAAAGAAAATCAAAAAGTTATTGGTTCTATTGGTATAAAAGAATGTAGACAAGATTTGGATAAGAATTTAGAAAATTTACTTGGGAGAGAATTAGGTTATGTATTAAGTAAAGATTATTGGAACAAGGGAATAGTGACAGAAGCTGTTTCAAAAGTTATTGAATATTGTTTTAAAATATTGAAATTAAATTACCTAATAGCAACATGTTTTAATTATAATATTGAGTCAAAAAAAGTTTTAGAAAAATTAAATTTTAAATTCTATAAAGATATTATTATAGAAACAAGATACAACACAGTGGAAAAATCAACTTTGATGATTTTAAAAAATAATTAA
- a CDS encoding DKNYY domain-containing protein produces the protein MRGNNQKNSNIIIKTCIFMSLIIFLLCFIVILCIAFSDDDTYEIENNGERYGKSEFYKYKDKIYVLVIGSGMLEVEGVDIPTFKAFDKDKEDERGNVGFDKNKIYFANIAVSDLDTDKLYYVGNNYYSDGTNSYFCSTSPKFNEELSAGSAIIQNISHFFFKTRKPQNYFYPYKKLETNKRLKKFEELRNFATNGEEIYYAGEKLVNADINTIKKIEEGLFYFVDKENVYYKSKLLSFKNNGKLKVFHEKNGNIYYLYDEESENVYADDYLFDTVNAPYKVIGIDGTHNFSLLFISKDGVYFYDPLKKKQERIGDNIFKGEIKEIYPDIFSDDENVYYLDVYEDWAKKRVNNYFSLRKKLLNGQLISRNTRIRYLDKKTAWENDWKKVADIYSDTHGSIWKKGNKYYYFDIYGFSQSIHKPIYEITDKEVLDYLLNFSKLKDRNIINLPDKIRDFISEGKLIAFNGQVKMTATIHFIEDPYAYSIPKIIFISIAFLIGLYARYRFDIANFLKKRKKSKFSKK, from the coding sequence ATGAGGGGGAATAATCAAAAGAATTCAAATATAATAATAAAAACTTGTATATTTATGTCATTAATAATTTTTTTATTATGTTTTATAGTTATACTTTGTATTGCTTTTTCTGATGATGATACTTATGAAATTGAAAATAATGGTGAAAGATACGGGAAGAGTGAATTCTATAAGTATAAAGATAAAATCTATGTTTTAGTTATTGGTAGTGGAATGTTAGAAGTTGAAGGAGTAGATATTCCTACTTTTAAAGCTTTTGATAAAGATAAAGAAGATGAGAGAGGGAATGTTGGCTTTGATAAAAATAAAATTTATTTTGCAAATATTGCAGTTTCAGATTTAGACACTGATAAGTTGTATTATGTGGGAAATAATTATTATAGTGATGGTACTAATAGTTATTTTTGTTCAACATCTCCAAAATTCAATGAAGAATTGTCAGCAGGAAGTGCAATTATACAAAATATATCTCACTTTTTCTTTAAAACAAGAAAGCCACAAAACTATTTTTATCCATATAAAAAATTAGAAACTAATAAAAGATTAAAAAAATTTGAAGAACTAAGAAATTTTGCAACTAATGGAGAAGAAATATATTATGCAGGTGAAAAGCTAGTTAATGCAGATATCAATACAATAAAAAAAATAGAAGAGGGATTATTTTATTTTGTTGATAAAGAAAATGTTTATTATAAATCTAAACTTTTATCATTTAAAAATAACGGAAAATTAAAAGTATTTCATGAGAAAAATGGAAATATTTACTATCTTTATGATGAAGAAAGCGAGAATGTTTATGCAGATGACTATCTTTTTGATACAGTAAATGCTCCTTATAAAGTTATTGGAATTGATGGAACACATAATTTTAGTTTACTTTTTATAAGTAAAGATGGAGTTTATTTTTATGACCCTTTAAAGAAGAAACAAGAAAGAATAGGAGATAACATTTTTAAAGGTGAAATTAAAGAAATATATCCTGATATATTTTCTGATGATGAAAATGTTTACTATTTAGATGTTTATGAAGACTGGGCAAAAAAGAGAGTAAATAATTATTTTTCATTGAGGAAAAAACTTTTAAATGGACAACTAATATCAAGAAACACTAGAATACGCTATCTTGATAAAAAAACTGCTTGGGAAAATGATTGGAAGAAAGTAGCTGATATTTATTCTGATACACATGGAAGTATATGGAAAAAAGGAAATAAATATTACTATTTTGATATTTATGGTTTTAGTCAATCAATACATAAACCTATCTATGAAATTACTGATAAAGAAGTTCTTGATTATCTATTGAATTTTTCAAAATTAAAGGATAGGAATATTATAAACTTACCAGATAAAATAAGAGATTTTATATCTGAAGGAAAATTGATAGCTTTTAATGGTCAAGTAAAAATGACGGCTACTATACATTTTATTGAAGATCCTTATGCTTATAGTATTCCAAAAATTATTTTTATTTCTATTGCTTTTTTAATTGGATTATATGCAAGATATAGATTTGATATTGCAAACTTTTTAAAAAAACGAAAAAAATCTAAATTTTCCAAGAAATAA
- a CDS encoding DKNYY domain-containing protein produces the protein MKTNNLDDLFKKKKTSNTSFYLKITIIVFAMLVLFFIPFFISNWINADNNTYEIKTNGEQYEKGNFFKYQGKIYVFTLNDGMQELKNVDIATFKPFEPEDYFTQNIALDKNSVYFGNVIIPDLNPNKLKVIGNGYYTDGTNTYFYSPFSELDKNSSKYIFPYKKIENIKNLKALKDFELFAVDGENVYYKGEILKNADLNTLEIIDRNNEYFADKENVYYKSKLLPIKNSGKLKIVSSEQGDTFLYDEVNGYVFIGDYSFDREKAPYEVIGNNGNTLYNLIFVAKDGIYYYDSEKKKQLKAGDNIFIGNIEEISPNIFTDDKNIYYFSAYSVRSGSRKSLGELLSRNTDIYYLDKKDGWEKVKDIREGSIGSIWKKENKYYYFNNLGIFNSIDNTVYKISDKETLNYLLSKADDETDDIKSEGLTAINTDYIRDLIKNEKLIAVSGEKKMTITIKYKTDIVDKIFKYSIRIFLVVYFIFIIFKNFRKSRGSK, from the coding sequence ATGAAAACAAATAACTTAGATGATCTTTTTAAAAAGAAAAAAACTTCAAATACATCATTTTATCTTAAAATAACTATAATTGTATTTGCAATGCTTGTATTATTTTTTATACCTTTCTTTATTTCCAATTGGATAAATGCTGATAATAACACTTATGAAATTAAGACTAATGGGGAACAATATGAAAAAGGTAATTTTTTTAAATATCAAGGTAAAATTTATGTTTTTACCTTAAATGATGGAATGCAAGAACTTAAAAATGTTGATATAGCTACATTTAAACCTTTTGAACCAGAAGACTATTTTACACAAAATATTGCTTTAGATAAGAATTCTGTTTATTTTGGAAATGTAATTATTCCTGACTTAAATCCAAATAAACTTAAAGTTATAGGAAATGGTTATTATACTGATGGTACAAATACTTATTTTTATTCCCCTTTCTCTGAACTTGATAAAAATTCTTCAAAATATATTTTTCCTTATAAGAAGATAGAAAATATCAAAAATTTAAAAGCTCTTAAAGACTTTGAATTATTTGCAGTTGATGGAGAAAATGTTTATTATAAGGGAGAAATTTTAAAAAATGCTGATTTAAACACATTAGAAATTATAGATAGAAATAATGAATATTTTGCTGATAAGGAAAATGTTTATTATAAATCAAAACTTTTACCAATTAAAAATAGTGGGAAGTTAAAGATTGTTTCAAGTGAACAAGGTGATACATTTCTTTATGATGAGGTAAATGGCTATGTTTTTATAGGAGATTATTCTTTTGATAGAGAAAAAGCTCCTTATGAAGTTATAGGAAATAATGGAAATACTCTCTACAATCTGATATTTGTTGCTAAAGATGGAATATACTATTATGACAGTGAAAAGAAAAAACAATTAAAAGCTGGAGATAATATTTTTATTGGTAATATAGAAGAGATTAGTCCTAATATTTTTACTGATGATAAGAATATTTATTATTTCTCTGCTTATAGTGTAAGGTCTGGTAGTAGAAAAAGTCTCGGAGAGTTATTGTCAAGAAATACAGATATATATTATTTAGATAAAAAAGATGGCTGGGAAAAAGTAAAAGATATTAGAGAAGGCAGTATTGGTAGTATCTGGAAAAAGGAAAATAAATACTATTATTTTAACAACTTAGGGATTTTCAATTCCATAGATAATACTGTTTATAAAATTTCTGATAAAGAAACACTTAATTATTTATTATCAAAAGCTGATGATGAAACAGATGATATTAAAAGTGAGGGTTTAACAGCAATCAATACAGATTATATTAGAGACCTTATAAAAAATGAAAAATTAATAGCAGTTTCTGGTGAAAAGAAAATGACTATAACTATAAAATATAAAACTGATATAGTTGATAAAATTTTTAAATATTCTATAAGAATTTTTCTTGTTGTTTACTTTATTTTTATTATTTTTAAAAATTTTAGAAAATCTAGGGGGAGTAAGTAA
- a CDS encoding DKNYY domain-containing protein: MRMNEFDDDLKFKKRRTSDTVFIIKIVFIILTIFAILSSVLFISKMGSSDSYEIEEKGERYGNSEFIKYQGKISVAIPSGGRYFLNGVDINSFRTLNSGDRTTRIVGLDKNSVYFGNIPISDLNPNKLEVIGNGYYTDGTTTYFCSPLSEKNKNLSVPMKILQSLTYAFSKTKRAQDYIYPYRKVETDKKIIAVQNFSFFATDGEKVYYKGEVLENADLNTLKSVDGYNEYFADKENVYYQSKLLPIKNSGKLIVVSGEQGDEFLYDGANGYVFIEDYSFDREKAPYKVIGNNGNHLYNLAFVNNEGIYYYDNQKKKQLRAGDNIFVGNVEELSPNVFMDNENIYYFHAYDVWKRRKHSGGRVLSSRNTEIYYLDKKDGWEKVKDIKSGTIGSIWKKGNKYYYFDNLGIFQLIDNTIYEIRDKETLEYLLNYNEGSGKIGEFIENEKLIKIEGEKKIEIRVKYTTFFLPFKISGLLAFILGIVIAKVSHYYREKKNAKKI; the protein is encoded by the coding sequence ATGAGAATGAATGAGTTTGACGATGATTTAAAATTTAAAAAGAGAAGGACTTCTGATACTGTATTTATAATTAAAATTGTTTTTATTATATTGACAATATTTGCAATTTTATCATCTGTTCTTTTTATTTCAAAAATGGGAAGTTCAGATTCTTATGAAATAGAAGAAAAAGGTGAAAGATATGGAAATAGTGAATTTATTAAATATCAAGGAAAAATTTCTGTTGCTATTCCTAGTGGAGGAAGATATTTTTTAAATGGTGTTGATATAAATTCATTTAGAACATTAAATTCAGGAGATAGAACTACTAGAATTGTTGGTTTAGATAAAAATTCTGTATATTTTGGAAATATTCCCATTTCTGACTTAAATCCTAATAAACTTGAAGTTATAGGAAATGGTTACTATACTGATGGTACAACTACTTATTTTTGTTCACCACTTTCTGAAAAAAACAAAAATTTATCTGTTCCGATGAAGATTTTACAGTCTTTAACATATGCTTTTTCAAAGACTAAAAGGGCTCAAGATTATATCTATCCTTACAGAAAGGTAGAAACAGATAAAAAAATAATAGCAGTTCAAAATTTTTCTTTTTTTGCAACTGATGGAGAAAAAGTTTATTATAAAGGAGAAGTTTTAGAAAATGCAGATTTGAATACTTTAAAAAGTGTTGATGGATATAATGAATATTTTGCAGATAAAGAAAATGTTTATTATCAATCAAAACTTTTACCAATTAAAAATAGTGGAAAGTTAATAGTTGTTTCAGGTGAGCAAGGGGATGAATTTCTTTATGATGGGGCAAATGGCTATGTTTTTATAGAAGATTATTCTTTTGATAGAGAAAAAGCGCCTTATAAAGTAATAGGAAATAATGGAAATCATCTATACAATTTGGCTTTTGTTAATAATGAAGGTATTTATTATTACGATAATCAAAAAAAGAAACAATTGAGAGCAGGAGATAATATCTTTGTTGGAAATGTAGAAGAATTAAGTCCTAATGTTTTCATGGATAATGAAAATATTTACTATTTTCATGCTTATGATGTATGGAAAAGAAGAAAACATAGTGGAGGTAGAGTTTTAAGTTCAAGAAATACAGAGATATATTACTTAGATAAAAAAGATGGTTGGGAAAAAGTAAAAGATATTAAAAGTGGTACTATTGGTAGTATATGGAAAAAAGGAAATAAATATTATTACTTTGATAATTTAGGAATTTTCCAATTGATAGATAATACAATTTATGAAATAAGAGATAAAGAAACATTGGAATATTTATTAAATTACAATGAAGGAAGTGGCAAAATAGGAGAATTTATTGAAAATGAAAAGCTAATAAAAATTGAAGGAGAGAAAAAAATAGAGATTAGAGTAAAGTATACAACTTTCTTTCTTCCTTTTAAAATTTCAGGATTACTAGCCTTTATTTTAGGTATTGTTATAGCCAAAGTTTCACATTATTATAGGGAGAAAAAAAATGCAAAAAAAATCTA